The Erwinia billingiae Eb661 nucleotide sequence GGGCACGCATCAGCATCACAAAACGTTGGCGGGTGGCGGAATCAACCTGTTGATACCACAGCTGCAATACCCGGCTGCCGGCATGGTTGCCGTTGGCAAAGTCCTGGGAATCATTACTGATTGGGGTAGTGGAGGTTTGTCCCTGGGCAAAGCGAGGTACTGAGGCGACGTTGCCTTTCAGGTTATACACCACCATGGCCTGCTCATAGTTATTGTCAGCTTTGACCAGCAAATGGTCTTGCTGACTCTCAACCACCGCACCATGCTCGTTAAGCAGCTGGAAAGTGGGATGTTTATCAAACATTTTTCCCTGCGCGGTGGTGGTTAGCGGCGGCAACGTGATGGTGACTGATTTTGCCTGAGAGGTGAACGTGACGATCAATGGGGTAGAGACCCATGGCGTGGCCATTTGAGCATCTTTTTTCAGGCTTTTCTCAACGCGAAACAATACCTGATGCTGTCCCTGCTCGAGTTCGAGCCCTTCAGCACCTTTTAATAACGAACCAGAAATTTTTCGGCCGTCCAGCACCAACAGGTCAATATCAGGGGCGAGTTTGAGCGTGGTGGCATGGACCGTAGTCGCAACCAGCAAAGCTAAAACGCCTGTAATGACCAAACGCAGCTTCATTTATTCTCCAGAGGCGAGGGCAGGCAAACACGTCGAGTGTATCAAAGTCTTTCAGTATGGCAGCATATTAACATTTTAACATATTTATTCGTGCTATATATTCAGGAATTTGCATCTTCTGCCTGAGCTGTTTTCCCAACAGCCACACTGCGCATAAACTGTTAATCAGTCTGATAAGGAGAGCTGCATGCAAGATAAAATAATTGCCGACATTTTGACCTCCACTAAACATATCGCGCTGGTTGGAGCGAGTGATAAACCCGCCAGGGCCAGTTATGGCGTGATGGCTTATCTGCTGTCGCAGGGATACAAAGTGACGCCGGTCAGCCCAAAGCTGGCAGGCCAGACGCTGCAGGGACAAAAAGTTTACGAAAAGCTGGAAGACATTCCTGAACCGATCGACATGGTGGATGTGTTCCGTAATGCCGAAGCGGCCTGGGGTGTCGCCCAGGAAGCGATCGCGGTGGGGGCGAAATCTTTGTGGCTTCAGCTTGGGGTGATTAACGAGCAGGCTGCGGTGCTGGCGGGAGAAGCGGGATTAAAGGTGGTGATGGATCGCTGCCCTAAAATCGAGATCCCGCGCTTAGGGCTGGAAAAAGGCTAAAAAAAACCCCGCCAGGCGGGGATTTTGCATTAGTTCCTGAGGCGTGGCGCCTGCAACTGTTCGCGAATTGACGCGGCCAGTTCATCCATGGAAGGTTGTTCCGGATGGTCGCCCGGCAGCTCCCACGAAAGCTGGGCTTCTGCCAGATAAGTATGAACGGTCTCGCCGTCTTCATTCTCCATCACGACATGATACCAGGGCGCTTCACGCAGCGATTCGCTGGTGGCAACCTCATCCTCTTCGGGATCATCGTCCAGTGAATATTCCGCATCCACATCTACCACTACACCGAGGAAACCGTGCAGCTTATGCCGCACCTGTTGTCCGAGTCCAAATTTGCTGGCAATCATCGTGACCTCCTGAGAAACAGTGCCCTGCTACCAAGATGGGGACAGGGACAGCTTTTTCAAGTCACAGGACGCGGCAGGCAAATCCTTTCAGGTACATGCCTTCCGGATAGCTGGCGATCACCGGATGATCGGCCGCCTGCCGG carries:
- a CDS encoding YccT family protein translates to MKLRLVITGVLALLVATTVHATTLKLAPDIDLLVLDGRKISGSLLKGAEGLELEQGQHQVLFRVEKSLKKDAQMATPWVSTPLIVTFTSQAKSVTITLPPLTTTAQGKMFDKHPTFQLLNEHGAVVESQQDHLLVKADNNYEQAMVVYNLKGNVASVPRFAQGQTSTTPISNDSQDFANGNHAGSRVLQLWYQQVDSATRQRFVMLMRALRTS
- a CDS encoding CoA-binding protein, with the translated sequence MQDKIIADILTSTKHIALVGASDKPARASYGVMAYLLSQGYKVTPVSPKLAGQTLQGQKVYEKLEDIPEPIDMVDVFRNAEAAWGVAQEAIAVGAKSLWLQLGVINEQAAVLAGEAGLKVVMDRCPKIEIPRLGLEKG
- the hspQ gene encoding heat shock protein HspQ translates to MIASKFGLGQQVRHKLHGFLGVVVDVDAEYSLDDDPEEDEVATSESLREAPWYHVVMENEDGETVHTYLAEAQLSWELPGDHPEQPSMDELAASIREQLQAPRLRN